Within the Streptosporangiales bacterium genome, the region TCTTGTGTTGTCCGGCCGTGTCCGGCGACGTCCGGTGATCTACGGTCGTCCGCCCCAAATACGCCCCAAGCTCGAAGGCTAGGAGCCGGTTGCGTCGATGCCGTCAGAATCCGAGTCGGCCTTGAGCGCAGCCTCGATTCGCTTACGCGCAGCCTCTTCCTGGCCGTAGATGCACTTGGCGTAGACACGCATCAGGACGTCGACGCTGTGCCCGGCCCACTCGGCGACCTGCGGTGCTGGAACACCGGCGTTGAGCCACGTCGATACGCAGGCGTGCCTGAGGTCGTAGGGACGTCCGGCGAGTGGGGAGGCGAACTCGGCGGGCGTGAGCGCCTTCTCGCGAGCCTTCTGCCAGACCCGGCTCTGAGTGTTCGTCGAAACCGGGTTGCAGTAGGGCCCGGCGACGGGTCTGCCGAACCTACCTGTGCGGGTGACGAAGAGCCGCCCGTCCGGTCCGGTGTCGAAGTCGTCGAGGTGCCGGCGCAGGATCGTGACGAGGTCGGGGCACGCGGGGATGATCCGGGTATCGGCCCGGGCCCGGTGCTTCAGGCCTCGGTTCTCGCGCGAGGCACCGTTGTCGTTCCACGCGGTGCCGGTCTGTTGGGTGGATCCGGTGAGCAGCAGCTCTCCCCAGCCCTCGTCGGGAAGTACGCAGTCACGCGCGTGGAGGTGTAGCGCCTCGGCGGGTCGCAGCGCCGCATAGTACATGCAGGCGTAGAAGGCTTCCAACGGCGCATGCGTTTCCCGCACCGCCGCGAGCAGCCGTCGAGCCTGCTCGTGGTTGACGACGACACGGCGGTCTACGGTCTCGGTGCTCTTCGGCGTCTTCCACCGGACCTTGTCGAGCGGGTTGCTGTCGAGTAGCCCCAGCTCGCCGGCGTATCGAACCGCTCCGGCGAACACGGCCCGCTTGCGCGCAATGGTTGTCGGCGCTGCGGTCTTCCCGTCGAGCGTGACGGCCAGGCTGTCGAGCGCTCTGCGCATGACAGCGGGGTCCGCCAGGTCCGCGACCGAGAGGGTGTTGGCGCTGGCCCACTGCGCCGCTCGGTCCACGGCTTCGCTGGGCGTCCTGCGGCGTGCAGTCGTGTTGAAGGACCAGGTGTACAGCGCGTGGCGTAGCTCGTCGTTGTCCGGTTTGCCGCGGTCGGACGCCAGGAGCGCGGCCGTGACCGTGGCGAGGGACTCGGCGATGCTCTTGCGGTGTCGTGGTGACGCGTTGGGCCACTTCATGTCCACGAATGCGCACGCGTGCTCGTACCACGAGCGCGAGTTCTTCGTGCGTGCCAATGGTTCCGAAAGGCCGGTGGCTTCGTCGAACGCGACGCCTTCCCGAGCGGCACTGAGGAGCTTCGCCCGGAAGCTTTCGGCGAGTTTGCGGGTCTCGAAGGTGGAGACGAAGCGCTTGTCGGCGACGACCCAGCGGACGCGGTAGGTCGTTCTCGACTTGCCACGGTAGGGATCGATGCTCCATATACGGACGTCGTAGGAGGTGTTCACGCGACCTCCTCCAGCCCGGCCAGCCAAGCCTCGTATGCGGATCGGCGGATGCGGAGTTGCCCGTTGGGCAGCTTGATGACCGGCGGTGTCTTCTTCGCGGCTCGCCAGTCGTAGAAGGTCGAGCGTGCGATGCCGAGCTCGGTGCAGAACTCGTCTACGGTCAGATGTGCTTGCTTGGCCCTGGTGTGGGTGGCCATGAACGGTTGTCCTCCGAGGGTGCGGGTACCTGGGTCCGAAGCCGTGTGGGCATGAGTCCTCCTTCGCGGTTGTCGTCTGGCGTTCACGCGGTACCTCCCTGGCTGGTGCGGCAGGCCGCGCAGAGCGTGCCGGTGGCGTGGTCGCCGTAGCGGCGGGTCGGACGCTGGCAGCGGGCACAGGGCCCGATGGCCGGTGTCTCGGTTCTGCCAGTACTGCCAGTACTGCCAGTACCGCCAGTTCCGCCAGTGCTGCCAGCTCCGCCAGCGTCGGGGGCGGCGGCAGAACCGGCCGTCTCCGCTGGGGGCGTCGACAGGCGCCATACCGCGCGGGCCGGGTAGCCGGTGCGTTCAGAGAGCACGCCGGCGCGGGTGCGGCTGCGGTACAGAGTGCGTTCCGGGATCCCGGCCTCGCGGGCGGCGTCGAGGAGATCGTCCAAGGGCGCCTCGCCGCCTTGGTCGGTGAGGTAGGTAGTCAGCCACTGGGCTGCCGTGTCCTGGGTGCCGCCGGTGGGTGTGGTTGCGGGTGGTCGTAGAAGGTCGTCCGCGGAGTAGTCGACGGTGCCTTCCCACTCGACGCGGGCGCAGCCGTTGTCGGGGTCGTCGACGAGGTGGTAGGCGAGGCTGGCGGGCGTCGCGGTGATGTTCGCCTTGGTGCCGGCGATGACGGCACGGCCGGCGTTCTGCGGGTCGTCGGGGTGGCGGGCGACGGTGAAGCCGAGCCGCGCGGCGCCGATGATGCCGATGGAGCCTCCTCCGCGGTAGATCGCGCTGGCGCCGTCGCCCTTGGTGAGGTGCCGGACGAGCACGACAGCTGCGCCGGCGTCCTCGGCGGCCCGCATCAGCGGGGCCAGGGCACGGCGGATGTCCTGGTCGCGGTGCGCGTTCACGGACGGCGCCAGGTAGGCCATGAGCGGGTCGATGACCAGCAGGGCAGCGTCGACCTGGCGCAGCGCGTCACGGACCAGCTCGGTGTCGGTCGGCAGCTCGGGGAGGCGCTGGCCGGGTTCCCCGGTGGCGGGGTCGGTACAACCGATGCCGGTGAGGGCCAATGCCTGGTCGAGGTCGGCGCCGCCGGCGCCGAGCCGGGGACGGATGGTGTCGCCGAGGCCGTCCTCGGCGGACATGATGACCACACCGGCCGTGTCCCCGCCCGCCTGGCCGTCGGGCCACGGCTTGCCGGCGGTGACGCGTGCGGCCCAATCCATAGTGACGGTGGACTTGCCGAGGCCGGGGTCACCGTCGACGACGTGGAGCTTGCCGCGGGCGAGGTAGCCGGGCCACAGCCAGTCGATTCGTTCGGGCGCGACGTCTGTCATGCGGATGAGTTCTGCTTTCGGTCGACCCGGTTCGCCGGGTGCGGGTGATTGGGGATGCATCAGGCGGCCACCTGCCGGGGTCGTCGGGCGCCGGCCTTGAAGCCGGAGGCGATCGTGCGGGTTGCCTCGCGCTCGGACTGCCCCACCGCGATGCCGGCGGCGAGCAGCCAGCCGGCGGCCTGGTGCTCGTCGAGAGCGCCGCCGGCGACGAGCTGGCCGAGGGCGACGGCGGCGCCGTAGAGGGCGCGGTTGCGGGTGCCCGGTGGTGCGCGGTGGACGTGGTCAAGCTCGGCGCGGACGGCGGCCGCGAGGTAGATCGAGAGGCGGCCGGTGTCGACCCTGACCGGGATCGGCTCCTGTGCCGGGAGCTGCGCCGGGGTGAGCCGGTCGGCCAGCCAGTCCGGCAGGTCGGCGATCGGCGCGTCGTCGAGCAGCTCGTAGCGCTGGCCGTTGACGCTGGTGCCCGCGGCGACGACGTAGCCGCCATGCCCGCGGGTGTCGATGAGCGGACCGAGGCTGCTGTGGGTGTTGCGCAGCTCGAGGCGGCTTGGCCCGCGGTAGTACAGGTGCAGTCCGCCTTGTCCGGTGCGGACGGTGTAGGTGGCCGGCGGGTGGGGCTGACCAGCTTCCTCGCAGATGGTGGCGAGCACGTCCTGGCCGCAGGTGATGCCCGGCCCGTAGTCGCTCGGTGGTGGCTGGTCGGGTTTGGGGACGTCGAGGTCGATGACCAGCAGCCCGGACGGGCCGCAGGCGATGCCGACGCCGTAGCGGCCGGCTGTCCAGCAAACGCGAATCCGGTTGAGGTCGGTCGTGGCGCGTGTCTCCCACCGATCGACTGCGGGTCGCTTGTCACCGGTGCGGAGCGGGAACACGTGCCAGCCGCGGGCCGCCGCGGTCAGCGGCACGTCGAGAGTGGCGGTCACTGCGATATCTCCTGTCAGGCATGCGGAGCGTTGCTCCAGAGGGTGGCCCGGCGCGGGTTGCAAGCGAGCCGGACCACCCGCGCTGGTCGCGTCAGAACGGAGGCTGGTCGTCGCCGAAGCCGGGCACGCCGGCGCCGGCCGGGACCGGTGTCGGCTTGGGCTGCCAGGCGGGAGCAGAGTCACCGGCGCGTGGTGCGGCGTTCGCACCGGTGGCGGTGTCGCGGGTTACTCGGGTGACGCGCGCCATGGCCCAGCGAAGTGACGGGCCGATCTCGTCCACATCGAGGTCGATGGAGGTGCGCTTCTCCCCCTCCTCGGTGGTCCACGTCGACTGGCGCAGTCGCCCGACCGCGATCACTCGTTGGCCCTTGTGCAGGGACTCGGCGATGTTGCTGGCCTGGTCGCGCCAGCAGGTGGCGCGCAGGAACAGCGTGTCGCCGTCGACCCATTCCCCGGTCGTCTTGTCGAGCCGGCGTGGGGTCGAGGCGATCGAGAACCGGGCGTAGGCGTCCCCGGTTGTGGTGAAGCCGAGCTCGGGGTCGGCGGTGAGGTTGCCGACGATGGTGAGGGTGGTGTTGGTGCTCATGCGGGTTGGTGCTCCTTCTCGTGGTGATGGGTGGTACACCGGCCCACCGGGTGGCGGGCCGGAGTCTGTGTCGCGGCGGTCATGGGTGCTCACCGGTCCGGCCGTCGAGGTGGCCGGTGACGAGGTGGCGGTCGCCGCGTTCGTGCCAGCCGGACGCATGCGCGATCGCGTCGAGGACGAGCCGCATGTTGTGACCGTCGAGTCCGGTGACCAGCTCGCCGAGCGGACGGCTACCGAGCTGGCCAGCGAGCTGCGCGACGATCGCGAGGATCCGTAGCTCGCCGGACGAAGCGGGCAGCGCGGCGGTCTCGTCGCCGTCCGCGATGCGTGCGGCACGGTCGGCGTCGAGCCAGGCGTAGCCGCCCTCGGCGCACAGGCATGCGCGCCGGAAGTCGCGGCGGGCCAACCATGCGCGGTGGGCGATCAGCAGCTCGACGGCGGCCTCGTCGCGGTAGGAGCCGGCGGCCCAGGCGCGCAGCGCGGCGGTCAGGGCGACGTGGTCGTCGTAGTCGTCGGTCATTTCGCGGAGTCCCTCCATGGGCGGGTGGTGCGGTGGGGTCGGGTGCCCTTGCGGCGGGTGGTGCGCGCGGCGGTCCAGAGCTGGCGGCCGAGGCGGACGCGGGCGCCGGTGCCCTTGCAGTGGCGGCAGAGCCGCCAGGCTTTGCCGGTGGGCGAGCGTTTGCGGCCGCTGCCGTCGCACCACCCGCAGGCGGTGAACGGCCAGATCAGGCACGCGGCGAGGTAGACCGCGGTGAGCGCGAGCGCGGCGAGCAGGACGCCGCCGAGGGTGACGAGGTCACCGCCCGGCTGCATACCCAGCTGGGCCGGCTGCACTGCCGGCTGGGCTGCCTCGGTGAGGCTGCTAGCGGTGGTGTGGAGGGGGTGCATCGTGGCCTTTCGGGCGATCGGTATACGGGCGTGCGGCATCGCCACCGCTAGGACCGTGTTTGTGCTGGTCAGCGGCGTTGGTGGGGTGCTAGCGGGGTCGCTAGGTCTAGCGGGTGGGGGTGCTAGCGATCAGATGTCGGACGGACCCCCTTCGTCGTCGCCGTCGGTGCGGCGCTTGCGTTGGTTGAGGGCGTCGAGGACGTCGGCGCGGTGTAGGCCGTAGCGGTTGCGGCCGGCTCCGGTGTCGTCGGTGAGCCAGACCTGCCGGGTGGTGATGCCGTACGGCTTGACCGCTGCGGCGAGCTGGGCGGGTTTCCAGCCGTCGTAGGTGTCCGGGCGCAGGTCGGCCAGGCGGGCGCAGATGGTCTCCGACCAGACCTTGTCCTCGGCCGCGGGGATGACGGCGGCGAGGTCGTCGAGCAGGGACGCCAGCGGCGCGCCGTCCGGTGTGGTGAGTTCGCCGATGGCGTGGCCGGTGAGTGTGCCGGCCGTGGCCCGGAGCGCTCGTGCGCGGGCGATGATGCGGTCGGCGTCGAGGCCGTCCACGTAGTAGGAGCGGGTGACCTTCGGGTCATCGGTCGCGCCGACGAGGAAGCCGATGCCGCGGTCCTTGCCGGTAAAGCTCGTGGCGCGGACGCCCTTCTTGTACATGCTGGTGCCCAGGACCATGTCGTTTTCGACCTGGCCCATCACCCGCAGGCAGAACCGGATACCGACGTTGGCGGACACCCCGGTGGGGAGGGAGTCCTTGTCCGGCCGCTGGGTCGCGAGGATGAGGATGATGCCGAGGGCCGGTCCGCGCTTGATGATGGCGGTGGTCAGTTCGGCGGCCTCCTTGCCGTGTGTGGGGTCGGTGAACAGCTCCTGGACCTCGTCGAGTCCGCACACGATCGTGTGGAGACCGAGGGACCGGCGTGCGGCGAGCTCGGGCGTGACCTTGGACTCCGGGCAGATGTCGCGCGGCAGGTTCCGGATGGTCTTCGCCCGGACGTTGAGTTCGCGGTAGAGGTCGCGCAGGGAGTCCATGCACGCGGCCTTGGTCTCGTCGTCCGCGCCGGTCCCGTAGTGGTGCGCGACCGGCTCCAGCGGCGCGAAGTCCCCGGTCCCCTTGAACTCGAACAGGCGCAACTGTGCATGCGGGTCCAGTGCAGCGGCCAGCAGGAGTACCCGAAGTGCGAACGTCTTGCCGTACCGCGGCATGGCGCCGATGAGCACGTTGGCGAACATCACCTGGACGTTCACGGGCCGTCCACGCTGGTCCGTGCCGAAGGGGACCGGCTCGAACAGGTCGGTCCGGCCGGACCGCGCCAACGGGAACGGGGTCGGCTTGGCTTTCGCCATGTCCTGGTCCCCGACCCACAGGACCAGCCGACCCGCGTGTTCGTCCTCGACCGACTCGGGCCACACGCACCCAAGCGGCCGACGCAATCCGGAGGCCAGCTTGTCGCGGCGGTCCATGATGTCGTCGACCGTCACGCCGTACGGCAGGTCCACAGTGGCCCGCCAGCCAGGACCGTCGCGGACGATCGGGGCCGGGAACGTGATACCAGTCCCCTTCGGCCCGACAGCGGCATTGATCTGCGCGATGCCCAGCGCCGCCAGCGCGCGGACCACCAGGTCCGACGTCAGCCGCGGCGCCTTCTGCGTGACGACCGAACGGCCGATCAGTGGCTTGTCGGCCGGCGAGCCGATCACGCCGAACACCACGACGGACACCGCGGCGAGAACAGCGACGGCCAACGCGCCGACGGACGCGGCGACGAGGCCGGCAGCGGCGAGCAGGAGCGGCAGGACAAGCAGGAAACGCCACTTGAGCCGGTCGCGGCGTAGCCCGTCGAGGGCCATGTACTCGTCGGCATCCTTGCGGTCGACCGCCTCACGACGCAGAGGCGCGCCCTCGGCGTCGAGTACCCAGCCGGCGATCGCGCGCAGTGTTCGGTAGACCCCGCGTGGCGAGCGGCCTGTGAGCTTCGCGACGTACAGCGGCACCCGCACGAGGTGATACGCCGCTGTGTGGCCGACGAAGCCGGCGAGCCAACGGGTCACATCGCGCAGCTCGGCCCGGTCTTTCAACCACGGCGCCAGCACAGGCGAGCGGGTCTCGTCGCCGCGAGCGCGAGCGATCAGGTCCACGCGCTCACGACGCGCGGGCGGGTCCACGGGGACCGGTGTGCCCGCCTGGTCCTCGTCGTCCGCTGGTCCTTCGCTGCTGGGGTGGTCCGCTTCGGCCGTCGGCTGGTCCTCGATGACCTCACCGTCGAACACCTTCGGCTCAAGGTCGGTGTTCGGCTGGTCCTCGGATGGCTGGTCCCCGGCCGTCTCGACCTGGATCAGTGCGGTGTCGGTGGTGTCGGGGTCCGGGACGGCGCGCAGCTGCGGCCGGTGGTCACCGTTGCCGAGTCCGACGAATTCCTTGAATCCCATGTCTGGTATGCCTCTCAAGCGGCCTCAGACGGCCGCTGACGGCCGTTCGAGTCATGGTCGGTGTCGATGGACGAAGGAGCGGCGATGAGGACGCGCAGAAGCGCGCTCGCACGGCCCGTCGAGACGGCATGGCCGTCCTCGCGCAGGCCGGCGATCAGGGACCGGCGGGACAAGGACTGGCCCTGAGCGGCGAGCCGGTCCGCGACCGCTCGGCCCGGGGCAAGCAGGTCCGACACGTCCGGTCCGCTGACTGCCGGGCGGTCCGGTGTGCGAGTGGCCCTCTGACCGCGGCGGTCCGCGCGTTGCCGGGCCGTGGTTCGCGTCGCGGCAGTCCGATCCGCCTCGCTGGTCTCGTCCTGGACCTGCGCCGCGGGAGCCGGCACGGTGGGCTGGTCGAGCTCGGGTCGATCCGCGGCCGAGGCGGACTCGTCGACGACCGGTTGCGTCGCCGCGCGGTCGGTGGCGTAGCGGTGCGCGGCCAACACGGCGTCGGTCAGGCGGTCCCGGAGATCGGTGATGGCCTCAGCCATGACGAACACGACGGCGGGCGGAACGCTGTGCAACACGATCAGCGCCGCATCGCGCGTTGCCCAGGCCGACCAGGTGTTCATCGTGTAGGTCGCCGCAAGCAGTCCCCACTTGGCGCCGCGAACCCACTGGCCGGCCCGCAGCTGATACCGCGCGAGGGTCGCCTCGGCGATCAGGGTGCCGACGAGGCACAGGCTGACCATCGGGTCGAGCAGCCAGGCGATCACCCAGGCCACGGATCCGACTTCGGCGCCGCGTGCGGCGAAGCTCGCCACGTTGGACATGGTGAATAGCAGTCCGAGCACCAGACCCGTCCAGACCAGGACGTCCACGCGGGTGCGTACGCGTTCGATCGCCAGCGCCGCCACGTCGGGATGCGTGCGGTACGCACGCAGCTGCGCCGCCTCGTCCGCCGCGGCGAGTAGCTTCTGAGCCTTGCTCGGCTTCGGTCCGTTGGTCATCCGGCGACCTCCGTCCGGCACCGCTCACGCATCAGGCGCGCCGTGTCGCGGTGCCGCACCGGGATCGCGCCCATCAAGATGGCGCGGGTGCGCTCGGCCTCCGTGGCGTACCGCCATGGCTGGCGGCACGCCACGAACGCCTCGTGCCGGAACCCACAGTCGTGCGCGGCGCCGAGACGGGCGCGGAAGTCCTCCAGCTCGACAGGGCTGTCGGCGAAGAGGCGCGACCAGGAGTGGCGGTCGGCACCGACGCCAGCTGGGATCGCCGCGTCGTCGACGTAGACAGTCATCAGTTCTCCCCGAGGTCGTAGCGATGTTGCGGTTCGTCGTGGCCGAGCTCGTCGCACAGCTCGGCGTAGGCATGGACGTACTCGTCTTCGGTCATCGCGGTCACCAGGCGCATGGCGGCCTCGACGATGCGTTCCAGCTCGGTCATCGGCCGATCTCCTTCCGCGCCAGCGGTGTCAGCGCCTCCCGGTACACGGCGGGGTGTGGGCGGACGGTCGGCATGGCGGACACTGCTTCCGCCACCACGGCCGCCTCTACTGCATGCGGGCCACTGGCGGGCTCGGGAACGACGACGTGGTGGACGACCTCGCGGGTCGTGTGCTGTTGCACGTCGACTCGCAGGTAGGGACGGCGGCCGGTCGCCCACAACACGGCGGACAGCAGCGCGCCGAGGAAGGCGCCCAAGATGAGGCCAACAATCAGCACGGACGGCCTCCCCTCGAAAGACCGAGAGCAACCAGAACGCGCGTCAGGCGGCCAGGGCGGGTGCTGGTGAACCGGAACTCCGGGCCATCACCCGGCAACGCGCATGCCGCCCACAGGTCACCGGTCGCGGCGACGTCGCCGAGCTCGACGACCTCGTCCCGGATGAGGAGCCGGCGAGTCGAGGCTGG harbors:
- a CDS encoding AAA family ATPase, with protein sequence MHPQSPAPGEPGRPKAELIRMTDVAPERIDWLWPGYLARGKLHVVDGDPGLGKSTVTMDWAARVTAGKPWPDGQAGGDTAGVVIMSAEDGLGDTIRPRLGAGGADLDQALALTGIGCTDPATGEPGQRLPELPTDTELVRDALRQVDAALLVIDPLMAYLAPSVNAHRDQDIRRALAPLMRAAEDAGAAVVLVRHLTKGDGASAIYRGGGSIGIIGAARLGFTVARHPDDPQNAGRAVIAGTKANITATPASLAYHLVDDPDNGCARVEWEGTVDYSADDLLRPPATTPTGGTQDTAAQWLTTYLTDQGGEAPLDDLLDAAREAGIPERTLYRSRTRAGVLSERTGYPARAVWRLSTPPAETAGSAAAPDAGGAGSTGGTGGTGSTGSTGRTETPAIGPCARCQRPTRRYGDHATGTLCAACRTSQGGTA
- a CDS encoding tyrosine-type recombinase/integrase → MNTSYDVRIWSIDPYRGKSRTTYRVRWVVADKRFVSTFETRKLAESFRAKLLSAAREGVAFDEATGLSEPLARTKNSRSWYEHACAFVDMKWPNASPRHRKSIAESLATVTAALLASDRGKPDNDELRHALYTWSFNTTARRRTPSEAVDRAAQWASANTLSVADLADPAVMRRALDSLAVTLDGKTAAPTTIARKRAVFAGAVRYAGELGLLDSNPLDKVRWKTPKSTETVDRRVVVNHEQARRLLAAVRETHAPLEAFYACMYYAALRPAEALHLHARDCVLPDEGWGELLLTGSTQQTGTAWNDNGASRENRGLKHRARADTRIIPACPDLVTILRRHLDDFDTGPDGRLFVTRTGRFGRPVAGPYCNPVSTNTQSRVWQKAREKALTPAEFASPLAGRPYDLRHACVSTWLNAGVPAPQVAEWAGHSVDVLMRVYAKCIYGQEEAARKRIEAALKADSDSDGIDATGS
- a CDS encoding helix-turn-helix domain-containing protein → MATHTRAKQAHLTVDEFCTELGIARSTFYDWRAAKKTPPVIKLPNGQLRIRRSAYEAWLAGLEEVA
- a CDS encoding cell division protein FtsK translates to MGFKEFVGLGNGDHRPQLRAVPDPDTTDTALIQVETAGDQPSEDQPNTDLEPKVFDGEVIEDQPTAEADHPSSEGPADDEDQAGTPVPVDPPARRERVDLIARARGDETRSPVLAPWLKDRAELRDVTRWLAGFVGHTAAYHLVRVPLYVAKLTGRSPRGVYRTLRAIAGWVLDAEGAPLRREAVDRKDADEYMALDGLRRDRLKWRFLLVLPLLLAAAGLVAASVGALAVAVLAAVSVVVFGVIGSPADKPLIGRSVVTQKAPRLTSDLVVRALAALGIAQINAAVGPKGTGITFPAPIVRDGPGWRATVDLPYGVTVDDIMDRRDKLASGLRRPLGCVWPESVEDEHAGRLVLWVGDQDMAKAKPTPFPLARSGRTDLFEPVPFGTDQRGRPVNVQVMFANVLIGAMPRYGKTFALRVLLLAAALDPHAQLRLFEFKGTGDFAPLEPVAHHYGTGADDETKAACMDSLRDLYRELNVRAKTIRNLPRDICPESKVTPELAARRSLGLHTIVCGLDEVQELFTDPTHGKEAAELTTAIIKRGPALGIILILATQRPDKDSLPTGVSANVGIRFCLRVMGQVENDMVLGTSMYKKGVRATSFTGKDRGIGFLVGATDDPKVTRSYYVDGLDADRIIARARALRATAGTLTGHAIGELTTPDGAPLASLLDDLAAVIPAAEDKVWSETICARLADLRPDTYDGWKPAQLAAAVKPYGITTRQVWLTDDTGAGRNRYGLHRADVLDALNQRKRRTDGDDEGGPSDI
- the ssb gene encoding single-stranded DNA-binding protein; translation: MSTNTTLTIVGNLTADPELGFTTTGDAYARFSIASTPRRLDKTTGEWVDGDTLFLRATCWRDQASNIAESLHKGQRVIAVGRLRQSTWTTEEGEKRTSIDLDVDEIGPSLRWAMARVTRVTRDTATGANAAPRAGDSAPAWQPKPTPVPAGAGVPGFGDDQPPF
- a CDS encoding DUF4031 domain-containing protein, with the translated sequence MTVYVDDAAIPAGVGADRHSWSRLFADSPVELEDFRARLGAAHDCGFRHEAFVACRQPWRYATEAERTRAILMGAIPVRHRDTARLMRERCRTEVAG
- a CDS encoding DNA primase, which codes for MTATLDVPLTAAARGWHVFPLRTGDKRPAVDRWETRATTDLNRIRVCWTAGRYGVGIACGPSGLLVIDLDVPKPDQPPPSDYGPGITCGQDVLATICEEAGQPHPPATYTVRTGQGGLHLYYRGPSRLELRNTHSSLGPLIDTRGHGGYVVAAGTSVNGQRYELLDDAPIADLPDWLADRLTPAQLPAQEPIPVRVDTGRLSIYLAAAVRAELDHVHRAPPGTRNRALYGAAVALGQLVAGGALDEHQAAGWLLAAGIAVGQSEREATRTIASGFKAGARRPRQVAA